A window of the Scyliorhinus torazame isolate Kashiwa2021f chromosome 12, sScyTor2.1, whole genome shotgun sequence genome harbors these coding sequences:
- the glod4 gene encoding glyoxalase domain-containing protein 4 — translation MVLGRALHFVFKVGDRARTAKFYRDVLGMTVLRHEEFEEGCKASCNGPYDGNWSKTMVGFGPEDNHFVSELTYNYGVGDYRLGNDFLGITIQSSEAVTNAKKQGWALTEDKDEVFVTEDPGGYKFFLVNKERPKTDPVQKVTLAVSDLQRSIDYWSDLLGMKVYEKNDGKKRALLGYADDQCKLELQDIGCPVDHGTAYGRIAFSCPSEQLPAIETQMKRENQKILTPLVSLHTPGKATVEVVILADPDGHEICLVGDAVFRELSRMDPNGSKLLDDAVAADKSAEWFAKHRKQKPSA, via the exons atggtgctgggcagggcgctgcaTTTTGTGTTTAAAGTGGGGGACCGGGCCCGGACCGCCAAGTTTTACAGGGATGTTCTGGGCATGACT GTCCTGAGGCACGAAGAGTTTGAAGAAGGATGCAAAGCGAGCTGCAATGG CCCTTACGATGGCAATTGGAGTAAAACTATGGTGGGATTCGGCCCTGAGGACAACCACTTTGTGTCTGAATTGACGTATAACTATGGAGTCGGCGACTATCGCTTGGGGAATGACTTTTTG GGGATTACCATTCAGTCGAGTGAGGCAGTCACTAATGCCAAAAAGCAGGGATGGGCCCTGACAGAAGACAAGGACGAGGTGTTTGTAACTGAGGACCCGGGAGGGTACAAGTTCTTTTTGGTGAATAAGGAACGTCCAAAGACAG ATCCCGTGCAGAAGGTCACCTTGGCAGTGTCGGACCTCCAGCGCTCAATCGATTACTGGTCAGATTTGCTGGGGATGAAAGTCTACGAGAAGAATGACGGCAAGAAGCGCGCCCTGCTCGGGTATGCAGATGACCAG TGTAAGCTGGAATTGCAGGATATTGGGTGCCCTGTCGACCATGGTACAGCGTACGGGAGAATCGCTTTCTCTTGTCCGAGCGAGCAG TTACCAGCCATCGAGACCCAGATGAAACGAGAGAATCAGAAAATCCTAACTCCGTTGGTGAGCCTGCACACGCCGGGAAAAGCGACGGTGGAGGTCGTGATTCTCGCTGACCCG GATGGCCATGAAATTTGCCTGGTGGGAGATGCGGTGTTCCGGGAGCTTTCCCGAATGGATCCCAATGGCTCCAAGCTACTGGATGAC GCCGTAGCAGCAGACAAAAGCGCTGAATGGTTTGCAAAGCACCGCAAGCAGAAACCCTCGGCGTGA
- the mrm3a gene encoding rRNA methyltransferase 3A, mitochondrial: MAALRGNVSRWAVVLTPGRRHVRTLRRRPLEVLYPRSEGAAPGAEHRTSGPEKRWPAAGSPVPDPSPRQPGRPTSLDGLSYERALPGDKRLAKVVTIAKSKKFRDQQGKILVEGRRLIIDALGAGALLQTLFFSTVDSLKELPLEKLKHVKLIKVKFEEIKMWSDLVTPQGAMGIFVRPDHSKMKYPSVQQEHTIPLSLIGDNIRDPGNLGTILRSAVAAGCSKVLLTKGCVDVWEPKVLRAGMGAHFRIPVISNLEWDVVPNYLATSTRVHVADHSHWSAGKSVVPRKSHAAGDQSWASHTRQTEEQEGGTEDREREFLLSLPEVEARCYHRTWAEGQTAIVIGGETQGLSLEALLLAQKMRGQRLYIPMIPGVDSLNSAMAASILLFEGRRQLLSSVANGNRTERT, from the exons ATGGCGGCGCTCAGGGGAAACGTGAGCCGCTGGGCAGTTGTCCTGACCCCGGGGAGGCGGCACGTCCGcacgctgaggaggaggccgctGGAGGTTCTGTATCCCCGGAGCGAGGGAGCCGCCCCCGGGGCCGAACATCGAACCAGTGGCCCGGAGAAGCGCTGGCCGGCGGCTGGCAGCCCCGTCCCGGACCCGAGCCCCCGGCAGCCCGGCCGCCCCACTTCACTGGACGGGCTCTCGTACGAGAGGGCGCTCCCCGGGGACAAGCGGCTGGC CAAAGTCGTGACTATCGCGAAGTCTAAGAAGTTCCGTGACCAGCAGGGGAAGATCCTGGTGGAGGGACGGCGGTTGATCATCGATGCCTTGGGAGCTGGAGCATTGTTGCAGACTCTTTTCTTTAGTACTGTGGACAGCCTGAAGGAGTTGCCTCTGGAGAAACTGAAACACGTCAAGTTAATCAAAGTAAAGTTTGAAGAGATCAAGATGTGGTCTGATCTTGTAACGCCCCAGGGAGCAATGG ggataTTTGTCAGACCAGATCATTCCAAGATGAAGTACCCATCGGTTCAGCAGGAACACACCATACCTCTCTCCCTCATCGGTGACAACATCCGAGATCCTGGAAACCTGGGGACAATATTACGATCGGCGGTGGCTGCTGGGTGCAGCAAAGTATTGCTGACGAAAG GCTGTGTGGATGTCTGGGAACCCAAAGTGCTTCGGGCTGGTATGGGCGCTCATTTCCGCATCCCTGTTATCTCAAATCTAGAGTGGGATGTGGTCCCTAACTACCTGGCCACCAGTACTCGCGTCCACGTGGCAGACCATTCCCACTGGAGTGCTGGAAAATCTGTGGTGCCTCGTAAATCTCACGCAGCCGGTGACCAGAGCTGGGCCTCGCACACGAGGCAGACGGAAGAGCAGGAGGGTGGCACCGAGGACCGGGAAAGAGAATTCCTCCTCTCCCTGCCTGAAGTGGAAGCTCGCTGTTACCACCGCACCTGGGCAGAGGGGCAGACGGCCATTGTGATTGGTGGCGAGACGCAAGGGCTCAGTCTGGAAGCCCTCTTGTTGGCCCAGAAGATGCGAGGCCAGCGATTGTATATTCCCATGATCCCTGGTGTGGATAGCCTCAACTCAGCTATGGCAGCAAGTATTTTACTGTTCGAGGGTCGGAGACAGCTCTTGTCTAGTGTGGCGAATGGCAATAGGACCGAAAGAACCTAA